A genome region from Anastrepha obliqua isolate idAnaObli1 chromosome 4, idAnaObli1_1.0, whole genome shotgun sequence includes the following:
- the LOC129244570 gene encoding putative gamma-glutamylcyclotransferase CG2811 isoform X1: MRFSTTFRLHIMSAKMSGNLIKVFVYGTLKRGEPNHHWLTRTENGHSRFVCEARTVQKFPLVIGTRYNIPFLLNKPGTGRNVCGEVYEVDDTMFANLDVLEDCPNYYEREVQQVTTEDNESMDCWLYLIKQFPEQLLSKRHLDSYHNSAAQPYCESYLESSRDDMYVGEELSTVKKCTKPTNSV; this comes from the exons ATGagattttcaactacttttcgGCTTCACATTATGTCTGCGAAAATGTCTGGAAATCTTATAAAGGTGTTCGTCTATGGCACGTTGAAGCGCGGCGAGCCAAATCACCACTGGCTCACACGCACTGAAAATGGGCACTCGCGTTTTGTGTGCGAGGCGCGCACTGTGCAAAAATTTCCACTGGTGATAGGCACACGCTACAACATTCCATTTTTGTTGAACAAACCTGGAACGGGTCGTAATGTATGCGGTGAGGTTTACGAGGTGGACGACACAATGTTTGCAAATCTCGATGTGCTGGAGGATTGCCCCAATTATTACGAACGCGAAGTACAGCAAGTAACAACTGAAGATAATGA ATCAATGGACTGTTGGCTGTATTTAATCAAGCAATTTCCGGAGCAGCTGCTCTCCAAACGCCATCTGGACTCATATCATAATAGCGCAGCGCAACCGTATTGCGAAAG TTATCTGGAAAGCTCCAGGGACGACATGTATGTGGGGGAGGAGTTAAGTACGGTCAAAAAATGTACTAAACCAACGAATAGTGTTTAG
- the LOC129244570 gene encoding putative gamma-glutamylcyclotransferase CG2811 isoform X2 has translation MRFSTTFRLHIMSAKMSGNLIKVFVYGTLKRGEPNHHWLTRTENGHSRFVCEARTVQKFPLVIGTRYNIPFLLNKPGTGRNVCGEVYEVDDTMFANLDVLEDCPNYYEREVQQVTTEDNESMDCWLYLIKQFPEQLLSKRHLDSYHNSAAQPYCERSARLPEVKAKEDMAY, from the exons ATGagattttcaactacttttcgGCTTCACATTATGTCTGCGAAAATGTCTGGAAATCTTATAAAGGTGTTCGTCTATGGCACGTTGAAGCGCGGCGAGCCAAATCACCACTGGCTCACACGCACTGAAAATGGGCACTCGCGTTTTGTGTGCGAGGCGCGCACTGTGCAAAAATTTCCACTGGTGATAGGCACACGCTACAACATTCCATTTTTGTTGAACAAACCTGGAACGGGTCGTAATGTATGCGGTGAGGTTTACGAGGTGGACGACACAATGTTTGCAAATCTCGATGTGCTGGAGGATTGCCCCAATTATTACGAACGCGAAGTACAGCAAGTAACAACTGAAGATAATGA ATCAATGGACTGTTGGCTGTATTTAATCAAGCAATTTCCGGAGCAGCTGCTCTCCAAACGCCATCTGGACTCATATCATAATAGCGCAGCGCAACCGTATTGCGAAAGGTCAGCAAGATTGCCTGAAGTGAAGGCCAAAGAAGATATGGCCTATTGA